One Fibrobacter sp. genomic window, GCTTTACCGTGAGAACCCACAGAATCACAATCATGATAACGCAGGATTCCAAAAGCTTTCCATGCCAGCAAAGACCGCCCAGCAGGTAAACCACCACAAGGGCCACGCTAGTCGTAATTCCCATAACCTCAGCATTAACAGACTGAGCTCGTAAATGGGACGCCATCAGCAACAAGCCCAAAACCACAAAGCCGGAAACGAAAGGTGCGGTGCCACCCATCAAAGCGGACAAATAAGCCGCCATGGCACCACCCAAGCCAACAAGAGTAAAAGTACGAACACCAGCCGGATGCCTATCCGACTGATCACCGTAAGTATGCTCGCGCTGCATGCCGATAATAAGGCCAATGCCAATGGCTGCAACCAAACGATATAAGACACTGAACTCTATCATGATTTTTAATCTATACTCTTTTTCACAAAAAAGAAAAGAGCAGCTTTGTGCCACCCTTTTTAAATCACACGAAATCCAGATTGCCGGCTGTTACTTTCGAACAAGTTTAGACTTGGATTCCTTTTTCATGGTGTACATGCGTTCGTCGGCGGCACGGTAAACATCCTTAGCCTTGCCTTCGCTAAATTCATTACGGAGGGCAACACCGTAGGAAGCTTCCAGTTCCACAGGCAGATCCTTGGAATACTGCTTTGCCAGAACGTCCATACGTTCCTTCACGATATGCATTTCAGCCAGGTGGGATTCACGGATAATCACCACAAACTCGTCACCACCCATACGAACCGCGGTGCCAACGCCAGCAACGGCATCCCTAAGCACTTCGGCAAAGCGGCAAATCTGGCGGTCACCATTGGAATGGCCGTGGGAATCGTTCACCACCTTCAAACCATTCATGTCAATGCTAACGATGGCATAATTTCCATCTTCCTGGTCGAGAACATCAAAAATCTGTTCACACTTGGTGCGGTTGAACAGACCCGTCAAAACATCCTTGTAGGCAAGTTCCGTAAGCACATCCTTTTCTGCCTTGGCGGCCACCGCTTCGAATGCATAAACAACGTATGCAATGATAAGGCAGAGGATAAACAGCAAGGCGCCCCAGGGAGTCCAGGTCATACTCATGAAATCGCTGCTGAACAGGAACAAGTGCTGCAGCTGGAAACGGGTTACGTCAAGCATCCCCACCACAAAGAATATCACAATGCCCAGAGCAAAGATCCTTTCCGAAAGGCCCATTTTTTTGTTATAGACGAGCCCCGTTCCCAAGGTATACACAGCAAGGAAGCAAACGAACACATGGAACACCGTAAGGAAGTGCATCATGAGCGCAATATTCATGAGATGCAAAACCGAGGTGACCACGACAAACAAAATGGAAATCACCGTCACAATCCTTAAGAACATCCATTTCTTGGGACTGAGCTTTCCCTTGTGCATATCCTGCAAAAGCAATAGGAAGGGAATGGGAATCATGTAAAGGCAGAGGTACTCCATGAAGCTTGTGGTGACAAAGTCCAAAGAACAAACCTGGACCACCTTGGAATAGCACATGCTCCACACACCCACCAAAAGGGACATGCCGCCAATCAAGACAAATCGGTAGAAGGTCTTGCTGAAAGCATTTGCCACAAGTCCAAAAATGATTCCAAGAAAACCAAGCACCACAAGGAAGATGCCGATGTACAAGGAATAAGCGTGGCGGGCCATGTAGTCGGTATAGGCCACTTCCGTGGAAAGCATTTCAAATGTGGAGACTCGGTCCACTGGCTGACGGAATCCGCCATAAAAAGTCACGTTCAAAACTTTTCCGTTAACCGTATAGGGAACCGGCACAGAGAAAACACCAGAGCCAATATAGCGATGCTGCATCAGGCGGTCATAACCGTACATAAACACGGTCCAGTCTTCAATCTGGACCCTGACTGCAGCATGGTTGGCCTTGATGCGGAACATGTAAGGCGGGCGGCCCTTAAAGACAAATCTCTTGGAGAAGGTGATGGAGTCCATGTAGCCCAGGGGGCCTTCGGGGAACTTGTAGACATCGATGGACTGGTCTTCGTAGACATGACCATTCTGGGTCACGGTCCAGCCCTCGTCCATTCGCTGGATGTTGTTATCAATACCACCCGCGCGGAAATGGTCGAACATAAAGACCATCACCAAGGCTGCACCAACAGCAACCATGGTCCACAGAATATGTCCGCGTTTAATCTTCTTCAAAAGCTTCAGCATAGACTACTCTCTTTCCCATACTTGGAAGGCCGTCGGGAAATCGTTCTTTTCGTCGGCGGGAAAAAGTTCTTCGCTTACCATGCGCCAGCCTTCTCCCCAGTCCGGGAAGAACACGTCGCCATCCACATTGGCAAGGACTTTCGTAACATAAAGTTTTTTCACCAGAGGCATGGCAATCTTGTAGATGGCTGCCCCACCGAT contains:
- a CDS encoding GGDEF domain-containing protein, translated to MLKLLKKIKRGHILWTMVAVGAALVMVFMFDHFRAGGIDNNIQRMDEGWTVTQNGHVYEDQSIDVYKFPEGPLGYMDSITFSKRFVFKGRPPYMFRIKANHAAVRVQIEDWTVFMYGYDRLMQHRYIGSGVFSVPVPYTVNGKVLNVTFYGGFRQPVDRVSTFEMLSTEVAYTDYMARHAYSLYIGIFLVVLGFLGIIFGLVANAFSKTFYRFVLIGGMSLLVGVWSMCYSKVVQVCSLDFVTTSFMEYLCLYMIPIPFLLLLQDMHKGKLSPKKWMFLRIVTVISILFVVVTSVLHLMNIALMMHFLTVFHVFVCFLAVYTLGTGLVYNKKMGLSERIFALGIVIFFVVGMLDVTRFQLQHLFLFSSDFMSMTWTPWGALLFILCLIIAYVVYAFEAVAAKAEKDVLTELAYKDVLTGLFNRTKCEQIFDVLDQEDGNYAIVSIDMNGLKVVNDSHGHSNGDRQICRFAEVLRDAVAGVGTAVRMGGDEFVVIIRESHLAEMHIVKERMDVLAKQYSKDLPVELEASYGVALRNEFSEGKAKDVYRAADERMYTMKKESKSKLVRK